The sequence GATTCCTTGTTAATTAAAGCTGGTTCAGGTGTTGCTACACTAGGATTGCCTGATTCTCCAGGTGTCCCAGAAGGAATCGCAATGAATACCATTACTGTGCCTTACAATGATTTAGAGAGCCTTCGTTATGCGTTTAATGAGTATGGTGATGATATTGCAGGGGTCATCGTAGAACCTGTTTCTGGAAATATGGGGGTTGTTCCTCCATCAGACGATTTCCTACCTGAACTTCGTAAGATTACAGAAAATCATGGTTCTTTACTCATTTTTGATGAAGTAATGACTGGATTTCGTGTTGGATACAATTGCGCACAAGGGTATTATGGTGTAACACCTGATTTAACTTGCCTTGGAAAAGTAATCGGTGGCGGACTTCCAGTAGGAGCGTATGGTGGTAAGCGCGAGATTATGGAAATGATTGCTCCAACAGGTCCCATTTATCAAGCAGGTACACTATCAGGTAACCCTCTAGCAATGGCAGCAGGATTAGAAACATTACAAGCGTTAACACCACAATCCTATGATGCCATTAATCAAAAAGTCGATCGCCTTGTGGAAGGCTTTACGCAAGCAGCGGAAACTTATAATATTCCTCTTACAGTTAATCGAGCGGGATCTATGGTTGCTTTCTTCTTTACAAATGAAGAAGTATATAACTATGAAACCGCGAAAAAAGCAGATACAGACCTATTTGCTAAATTTTATCGCGTTATGATTGAAGAAGGTATTTACATTGCCCCTTCTCAATATGAAGGATTGTTCTTATCTACGAAGCATACGGACCAAGATATTGAAAAGACAATCGAAGCCGCCCAGCGCGCTTTTGCTTCTATTCAATCATAATTTTTTAAAGCCCTTATCATCCATGGTAAGGGCTTTATTACTATTCTATAGTAGCCACATTATCTTGAAGATTTGAATTCGAGATATATTCAAAAGGTGATGGTCCGATACTTGAAATGTGGAAGGGGGCTACGGTGAAACAACTTGCTTCCTGCGGGCGAGCTGGTGAGCCGGCAGGACGCGAGTTGTTCCACGGCCACCTTTATTCTAACTAAATCTATGGAAACATCCCGCTCCCCCTAACTATCTCGAATCCAAGTCTTCAGGATTATGCCTCGATTATTGAATAACTTTTCTTATCCATTCTTTACAAATTGACCTTTGTCTTCTAATACGATCAACATATGTGTGGTTCTTATGTCTAGCTTTAGTGCTGAGCATTAACCTGTTATTAGTTACTAACGCTTTTTTTATCTTCCCGTTCTAAATCACTAAACAGTCATAAATCGTCCTACAAGGACATATACCTGTAATGACATAAGAGATCGAGAGGTCATGTGTGTATTTGAAGGGAGGAGAAAGGTTTGTCATACGATGAACAAAATGTTTTTTCTTTTCATTTAAATGAGTCACTTTGGTTTCAAAGAGGACAGGAAGTAGATGAATTCATGGGGATATCACTAGAACCAGACATCTCCATTCAAGAATTTGATGATACGGTTTCCATTAGAGGTGTAATTGAATTAACGGGGGAGTATTACCAGACAAAAGAACAGGTAGACGAAGAACCACAAGTATTATCGCTACGTGATCACGCTGCTAAAAGATTAATAGAGGAAGTGGAAACACACGAAGATGGGGTAAGCGAATGCTATCATCGTTTTCCAGTAGAAATCTCTATTCCGAAAAGTAGAATTGAAAACTTACATGATGTCACAGTAAGTATTGATTCCTTTGATTATGAGCTACCTGAAAGAGGTCAATTAAAGTTAAACGCTACAGTGGCGATTCATGGTGTCAATCATGAAGAAATTTCTTATGTGCAAGAAGAACAAAGAAATGATTTTCAAGATCAAGAAGAGTTTGAGGGAGTTCATTATGATGAATTAGAAAGTCGGTTTAGTTTTGATGTGAAGTATGAAGAAGATGAGGACCAAGAAGAGCCAGTCGTAGCCGATTCCGTTGATCATCAAACCCTAGAACAAGATGATGATTCATCGTTAACAGAGGATGAAGGAGGGCGCTGGAAGTATAAACAAGTTCAATCTTTTTCTGAGTTCTTTGGAAATGAAGCGGAAGCCCCTCCATCGGAAGAGGATGTAGAAGAAACAGAAGAACATGAATATAGCATGGATTACGAAGATAGTTATGAAGACGATCGCGAGGAGGAAGAAGAACATTATCCTCAAGATGCACGTTATTTAACCTCGATGTTCCAGCGCGAGGAAGAACCATATGCAAAAATGAGAATGTGTATTGTTCAAGAAAGTGATACACTGGGGTCTATTGCCCAGAAGTATAAGGTTCCACCTACTCATTTAAGTCGTATTAACGATTTAGGGGACGAAGATGTATCAGCCGGCCAAATTTTATATATTCCTTCAAAATAATAAAACGGAGGCTGACTCTAGACGATGGAGTCAGCCTAATTTCTTGTATTAACCTTATTTAAAAAAGGAGGTATGGGCATGAGTGAGTTTTTATCCGAAGTGCTTGCTCACTATGGCTTGTATCCTTTAGAGGTGAACCAACAGACTGACAATGTATATAAGGTCTATACGAATCATGGTGCTGTAGCTGTAAAACGAACAGATATGGATGATCAACAAATAAAACAATGGATTGCAACCTATCAACAAGCAAATGAGTCTCAACTTTCCTCTCTAATGCCTTTATATATGACGTCAAATCAAGAGCTATATGTTCAGCAGCGAAACCATACATGGTATATCATGCCGTGGGTTGAGACGCCTCATCGGGATACACCACCTTATCCATTTGATCTTTTTTACTCATCTCTTGCTGATATCCATCGACGTACTTCTAAAACACAGGTGGTCAAACGAGAGGATTTTGAAGACAGGATGGAGAGCAAGAAAAACCAAATAAGAGCTGATAAGGATAAGTTAGAAGGGTACGTAGAAGCATTTGAAAAACATCATTATATGGCACCGTTCGAGTTGCAAGTGTGCACACATTTTCGTGACCTGTTATATGTGTTTGAAATATCAGAAGAATGGTGTGATCGTTTTTTAGAGGATATAGAAGAAGACAAGAAAATTCGACTTACCTTGTGTCATGGAGACTTAAAACCTAGTCATTTCATTTATGATGAAAATAAACCTTACTTTTTGAATTGGGAACGTGCTTCTTGGAATTATCCCGTTTTTGATTTAACTTCTTATTATTGGAATATTATTAAGTATCATGATGCTCCTGTTGAACAATTGGTTACCACATTTTCTTCTTATGAGGAAAGATTCAACTTAATGAATAGTGAACGATGTTTGTTTGCGCTCTATTTACTCAGCCCTGATCATTATCTTGATCAAGTTGATGCATATGTAAGCGGTGCCCGGAATAGTGGGCAACCTTTTTTAGTACAAAAGCTTGAACACTCTTATTATGTTTTACAGCATTCTTTGCAAATCCAATCTCAGATTGAGAAAGCTCGAGAATATATACAGCAGCAGGAAGAAGAGAAGGAACAAGAAGAAGGATAAACTACTTAAAATCTACCCACGTTTGAACAACTAATTTCTTAATTTCAAGAAGAAAGCAACCTTTTGTCTTTGTAAGGATTACTGGGGAGAGTTCTTACCTGACGAATGGCATTAGGGTTCTTTACGGCTTGGATAGTTTACGTATGGTAGGATTTGCTTCGTTCTACTGACTTAACCGAAAGCCAATTTCTCCCCCTTTCCTTTACATGCTTGAAGAGGGAGGGTTCTTGGCCCCAATCGTTAAATCCATTTCAAGTAAAAAGCAAAATACAGTCCAATTAATAATCCTAACAAGAACACGTCAAAAGTGGTTGGAAACAACAGGGTACGAATTAATTGGAAAACTGCGATAGGCAATGTACATTTTTCAATAATAAATATCCATTGGCGACACCATGGAGGGAGTTTATACCGATAAAATTGCCCCATTCAGCTAAACCTCCTTTTAAGCTTTTGCTTTATCTTATGTAAGGATTAACCTAATTGGTGAATAGAAAAGTTTTTAGGTAAGGATTGACTTAACATAGGATAAATGGATAAAATAACAATACAATCAATTTATCGAAATGCCGTGAAGGGGAAGAGTATGTGTTTCAAACTTTTCAGAGAGAGAATCATTTGCTGAGAGATTCTTAAGCTCTTGAACGCAGAAGTCACCCCAGATGCAGCTTCTTTGAAACGTAGAGTAGGAGAAGCCGGAATCCATCCGTTACATGATGAAGTGTACAGTGCAGGTAGGTGAAGTCTATCTGTCCGCTGTAAAATAAGGTGGTACCGCGAATCCTTTTCGTCCTTTTTATAGGATGAAAAGGATTTTTTTATTGCATCATATTCGTAATCACGGTGGATAGAAGGAGGAAGTTTTATGGAGAATGAGAACAAAGAAATATCTTTACCGACAAAATACGATCCGAATGCAATTGAAAAGGGGCGTTATGATTTTTGGGTGAATGGGAAGTTTTTTGAAGCTAAAGATGACGAGAATAAAGATCCGTTTACTGTGGTTATTCCACCACCAAACGTAACAGGTCGCCTTCATCTAGGTCACGCATGGGATACCACACTACAAGATATCATCACCCGTGTAAAGC is a genomic window of Pontibacillus yanchengensis containing:
- the hemL gene encoding glutamate-1-semialdehyde 2,1-aminomutase produces the protein MRDFNRSQEAFKEAVEYMPGGVNSPVRASKSVGMDPIFMERGQGSKIYDIDGNEYIDYVLSYGPLILGHADEKVVSHVNEVAMKGTSFGTPTILENELAKVVIDRVPSIEMVRMVNSGTEATMSALRLARGYTGKNKILKFEGNYHGHGDSLLIKAGSGVATLGLPDSPGVPEGIAMNTITVPYNDLESLRYAFNEYGDDIAGVIVEPVSGNMGVVPPSDDFLPELRKITENHGSLLIFDEVMTGFRVGYNCAQGYYGVTPDLTCLGKVIGGGLPVGAYGGKREIMEMIAPTGPIYQAGTLSGNPLAMAAGLETLQALTPQSYDAINQKVDRLVEGFTQAAETYNIPLTVNRAGSMVAFFFTNEEVYNYETAKKADTDLFAKFYRVMIEEGIYIAPSQYEGLFLSTKHTDQDIEKTIEAAQRAFASIQS
- the spoVID gene encoding stage VI sporulation protein D; amino-acid sequence: MSYDEQNVFSFHLNESLWFQRGQEVDEFMGISLEPDISIQEFDDTVSIRGVIELTGEYYQTKEQVDEEPQVLSLRDHAAKRLIEEVETHEDGVSECYHRFPVEISIPKSRIENLHDVTVSIDSFDYELPERGQLKLNATVAIHGVNHEEISYVQEEQRNDFQDQEEFEGVHYDELESRFSFDVKYEEDEDQEEPVVADSVDHQTLEQDDDSSLTEDEGGRWKYKQVQSFSEFFGNEAEAPPSEEDVEETEEHEYSMDYEDSYEDDREEEEEHYPQDARYLTSMFQREEEPYAKMRMCIVQESDTLGSIAQKYKVPPTHLSRINDLGDEDVSAGQILYIPSK
- a CDS encoding phosphotransferase, whose amino-acid sequence is MSEFLSEVLAHYGLYPLEVNQQTDNVYKVYTNHGAVAVKRTDMDDQQIKQWIATYQQANESQLSSLMPLYMTSNQELYVQQRNHTWYIMPWVETPHRDTPPYPFDLFYSSLADIHRRTSKTQVVKREDFEDRMESKKNQIRADKDKLEGYVEAFEKHHYMAPFELQVCTHFRDLLYVFEISEEWCDRFLEDIEEDKKIRLTLCHGDLKPSHFIYDENKPYFLNWERASWNYPVFDLTSYYWNIIKYHDAPVEQLVTTFSSYEERFNLMNSERCLFALYLLSPDHYLDQVDAYVSGARNSGQPFLVQKLEHSYYVLQHSLQIQSQIEKAREYIQQQEEEKEQEEG